One segment of Triticum aestivum cultivar Chinese Spring chromosome 2A, IWGSC CS RefSeq v2.1, whole genome shotgun sequence DNA contains the following:
- the LOC123190055 gene encoding transport and Golgi organization 2 homolog, whose translation MCIAAWTWQAHPAYGLLLLFNRDEFHSRPTRPAQWWAAAGEGEEILGGKDELGGGTWLGCTKGGKLAFLTNVREPSPRVGARSRGELPVRFLQGRQGPLEYATEIAKEADQYNGFNLVLADVRSGTMVYISNKPGDAPVVQTVSPGCHVLSNAAIDSPWPKVLRLGQSFNGFLAAHDDAEVSLKQMVEELMTDTVKADRSVVPDTGVDPDWEYELSSIFIDTKKGQARYGTRSMAAIGVKLDGEVTFYEKSLASSLWNENVVQFEMEMAQ comes from the exons ATGTGCATCGCGGCGTGGACATGGCAGGCTCACCCGGCGTACGGCCTGCTCCTCCTCTTCAACCGCGACGAGTTCCACTCCAG GCCGACGCGGCCAGCGCAGTGGTGGGCCGCCGCGGGGGAGGGCGAGGAGATCCTCGGGGGCAAGGACGAGCTAGGCGGGGGCACGTGGCTGGGGTGCACTAAGGGAGGGAAGTTGGCCTTCCTGACGAACGTCCGGGAGCCCAGCCCCCGGGTTGGGGCGAGGTCCAGAGGGGAGCTTCCCGTCAGGTTTCTCCAG GGCAGGCAGGGTCCATTGGAGTATGCAACTGAAATTGCAAAGGAAGCAGATCAGTACAATGGTTTTAATCTTGTATTGGCTGATGTGCGTTCAGGAACCATGGTGTACATCTCTAATAAGCCAGGTGACGCTCCTGTGGTTCAAACAGTTTCTCCTGGGTGTCATGTGCTTTCTAATGCTGCTATTGATTCCCCTTGGCCAAAG GTGTTGCGCTTGGGACAGAGCTTCAACGGATTTCTTGCAGCACATGATGACGCAGAAGTCTCTTTGAAGCAGATGGTTGAAGAACTGATGACAGATACGGTCAAAGCTGACAGATCTGTGGTGCCTGACACTGGCGTGGATCCTGACTGGGAATACGAGTTGAGCTCTATATTCATCGACACGAAAAAGGGACAG GCAAGATACGGGACACGAAGCATGGCTGCCATTGGGGTGAAACTGGATGGTGAGGTAACTTTCTACGAGAAGTCCTTGGCCAGCAGCTTGTGGAATGAGAATGTAGTACAGTTTGAAATGGAGATGGCACAATAG